A genomic stretch from Bradyrhizobium quebecense includes:
- a CDS encoding MFS transporter — protein sequence MTEMARDGARTSRLRVILAASIGSALEWYDFFLYGTAAALVFGELFFPKSDPVVGTLLSFLTFGVGFVVRPFGGLLFGILGDRYGRKPVLVATLLMIGIGTTAIGFLPTYAQIGVWAPILLVAMRVIQGLGAGAEYGGAVIYLVENAPPKHRGFWGGFAPLGVSVGNLLAAAAFALVTMLPREDLMSWGWRLPFLASFLLIVVGIFVRMRITETPVYTQAVVARGKVESNPAMEALRRHPRNFFVVLGARMAENGLGYFFPVFGLSYVITTLGVPKAEALSALMLAFAIELFAILGFAALSDRIGRRPVYMFGALAGVALSFPFFWMVGTKEWIMIALAFILARAVVTAAMFGPQAAYFAELFPPQRRFAGFAFARELGSLLSGGPAPFVATALVAAYGTWWPVACYAMFLSACTVVAIWIGPETYQENIAEDASEQAELPAAIPARA from the coding sequence ATGACCGAGATGGCAAGAGATGGCGCTCGCACATCGCGCCTGCGTGTGATCCTGGCCGCAAGCATCGGCTCCGCGCTCGAATGGTACGACTTCTTCCTGTACGGCACCGCGGCCGCGCTGGTGTTCGGCGAGCTGTTCTTTCCAAAGAGCGATCCGGTGGTCGGCACGCTGCTGTCGTTCCTGACTTTCGGCGTCGGCTTCGTGGTGCGGCCGTTCGGCGGCCTGCTGTTCGGCATCCTCGGCGATCGCTATGGCCGCAAGCCGGTGCTGGTCGCAACGCTGCTGATGATCGGCATCGGCACCACCGCGATCGGCTTCCTGCCGACGTATGCGCAGATCGGCGTCTGGGCGCCGATCCTTCTGGTCGCGATGCGCGTCATCCAGGGTCTCGGTGCCGGTGCCGAGTATGGCGGCGCGGTGATCTACCTCGTGGAGAACGCGCCGCCGAAGCATCGCGGCTTCTGGGGCGGCTTCGCGCCGCTCGGTGTCTCCGTCGGCAATCTGCTCGCCGCCGCCGCCTTCGCGCTGGTGACGATGCTGCCGCGTGAGGACCTGATGAGCTGGGGTTGGCGCCTGCCCTTCCTGGCAAGCTTCCTCCTGATCGTCGTCGGCATCTTCGTCCGCATGCGGATCACCGAGACGCCGGTCTATACCCAGGCGGTGGTCGCGCGCGGCAAGGTCGAGAGCAATCCGGCGATGGAGGCGTTGCGCCGGCACCCGCGCAACTTCTTCGTCGTGCTCGGCGCCCGGATGGCCGAGAACGGGCTCGGCTATTTCTTCCCGGTGTTCGGTCTGAGCTACGTCATCACCACGCTGGGCGTGCCGAAAGCGGAGGCGCTCAGTGCGCTGATGCTGGCCTTCGCGATCGAGCTGTTTGCGATCCTCGGCTTTGCGGCGTTGTCGGACCGGATCGGACGGCGGCCGGTCTACATGTTCGGCGCGCTGGCCGGCGTGGCGCTTTCCTTCCCGTTCTTCTGGATGGTCGGCACCAAGGAGTGGATCATGATCGCGCTCGCCTTCATCCTGGCGCGCGCCGTGGTGACGGCGGCGATGTTCGGACCGCAGGCGGCGTATTTCGCGGAACTGTTCCCGCCGCAGCGCCGCTTCGCCGGCTTTGCCTTCGCCCGCGAGCTCGGCTCGCTGCTGTCGGGCGGCCCGGCGCCGTTCGTCGCCACCGCGCTGGTAGCGGCCTACGGCACCTGGTGGCCGGTCGCCTGCTACGCGATGTTCCTGTCCGCCTGCACGGTGGTTGCGATCTGGATCGGGCCGGAGACCTATCAGGAGAACATCGCCGAGGACGCGAGCGAGCAGGCCGAGCTGCCCGCGGCGATCCCCGCGCGGGCCTGA
- a CDS encoding hydrogenase 4 subunit F — MTAASDAVAWVLLIPICAATVLAVLPGYRLTAGLNILASLGTLLAALSLLVIERPQPGHYLLIDDLNIVFIVLNTFVGFTTSVFSASYIAHELETGRLTPGYLRFYHAMYQVMMFGMNLAFVSNNIGLMWVAVEIATLTTVLMVGIYRTHAALEAAWKYFILGSVGIALALFGTILVYMAARPVIGEGQDAMVWTVLISRAATFDPALLNVAFIFLLLGYGTKVGLAPLHAWLPDAHAEGPTPISAVLSGLLLNVALYAVLRFKILLAANPDAISPGPLMVTMGLTSLLFAAFMLYRRRDIKRLFAYSSIEHMGIIVFAFGMGGPLANFAGLLHMVMHSLTKSGIFYAVGHIAQVKGTQRIANIRGLTETHPALGWSLVIGVVAIAGLPPLGIFMSEFLIVSSTFARQPLLAIPLVFGLLLAFGALILRLTSLAFGEPRGNAAPADASYLPMFAHFALVLTAGIYLPGPLVVWFQHVANLLG; from the coding sequence ATGACTGCGGCATCGGATGCCGTCGCCTGGGTTCTGCTGATACCGATCTGTGCCGCGACGGTGCTTGCGGTGCTGCCCGGCTACCGGCTGACCGCAGGGCTCAATATCCTGGCCAGTCTCGGCACCTTGCTGGCCGCACTTTCGCTGCTCGTCATCGAGCGCCCGCAGCCCGGCCACTACCTGCTGATCGACGATCTCAACATCGTCTTCATCGTGCTCAACACCTTCGTGGGATTCACGACCAGCGTGTTCAGCGCGAGCTATATCGCCCACGAACTCGAGACCGGGCGGCTGACGCCGGGCTATCTGCGATTCTACCATGCCATGTATCAGGTCATGATGTTCGGCATGAATCTCGCATTCGTGTCGAACAATATCGGCCTGATGTGGGTCGCAGTCGAGATCGCCACGCTGACCACCGTGCTGATGGTCGGCATCTACCGGACCCATGCGGCGCTGGAGGCCGCCTGGAAGTATTTCATCCTCGGCAGCGTCGGTATCGCGCTCGCACTGTTCGGCACGATCCTGGTGTACATGGCGGCGCGGCCGGTCATCGGCGAGGGCCAGGACGCCATGGTGTGGACGGTGTTGATCAGCCGCGCCGCAACCTTCGATCCGGCATTGCTCAACGTCGCCTTCATCTTCCTGCTGCTCGGATACGGCACCAAGGTTGGCCTGGCACCGCTGCACGCCTGGCTTCCGGATGCCCATGCCGAGGGCCCGACCCCGATCTCCGCCGTGCTCTCCGGCCTCTTGCTCAACGTTGCGCTCTACGCTGTGCTCCGCTTCAAGATCCTGCTCGCCGCCAATCCGGATGCGATATCGCCGGGCCCGCTGATGGTGACCATGGGGCTGACCTCGCTGCTGTTCGCAGCCTTCATGCTTTACCGCCGCCGCGACATCAAACGGCTGTTCGCCTATTCTTCGATCGAGCACATGGGCATCATCGTGTTTGCGTTCGGGATGGGTGGCCCGCTCGCCAACTTTGCCGGCCTCCTGCACATGGTGATGCACAGCCTCACCAAGTCGGGGATCTTCTACGCCGTCGGCCACATCGCACAGGTGAAGGGCACGCAGCGGATCGCCAACATTCGCGGCCTGACTGAAACTCATCCGGCGCTCGGCTGGAGTCTCGTGATCGGCGTGGTCGCGATCGCCGGCCTGCCGCCGCTCGGCATCTTCATGAGCGAATTTCTGATCGTCAGCTCCACCTTTGCACGCCAGCCGCTGCTCGCCATTCCGCTGGTTTTCGGCCTGCTGCTCGCCTTCGGCGCGCTGATCCTGCGCCTGACCAGCCTTGCGTTCGGCGAGCCGCGCGGCAATGCCGCTCCGGCGGATGCGTCCTATTTGCCGATGTTCGCGCATTTCGCGCTGGTGCTGACTGCGGGCATCTACCTTCCGGGACCGCTGGTTGTCTGGTTCCAGCACGTCGCCAACCTCCTGGGCTAG
- a CDS encoding phytanoyl-CoA dioxygenase family protein — MISDEQVQAYKRDGVIVVPEVLNQETLGKVRTVLAELVAGAAAVSEHTDVYDLEPGHTPETPRVRRIKAPHKVHPIFDEIVRSPAVISILTRLIGPGLRLHGSKLNMKSAQYGSPVEWHQDWAFYPHTNDDILAIGVLLDDCDIENGPMLVTPGSHTGSTMWDHHGEDGCFAGLIDPDQIQDDIKRAVPCMGKAGSMSFHHVRALHGSATNTSNRPRNLLLYEVAASDAWPLMGVKDFDEFNSRLLAGPPVVTPRLTDVPVRMPLPPAKRQGSIYETQSAAKKSYFTRAA; from the coding sequence ATGATTTCAGACGAGCAGGTCCAAGCCTACAAGCGCGACGGCGTGATCGTGGTCCCCGAGGTGCTGAACCAGGAGACGCTGGGCAAGGTTCGCACGGTGCTCGCCGAGCTGGTGGCCGGCGCCGCCGCCGTGAGCGAGCACACCGACGTCTACGACCTCGAGCCGGGCCATACGCCGGAGACCCCGCGCGTCCGCCGCATCAAGGCGCCGCACAAGGTGCACCCGATCTTCGACGAGATCGTCCGCAGCCCCGCCGTGATCTCGATCCTGACCAGGCTGATTGGTCCCGGCCTTCGCCTGCACGGCTCAAAACTCAACATGAAGTCGGCGCAATACGGCTCGCCCGTCGAGTGGCATCAGGACTGGGCGTTCTATCCGCACACCAATGACGACATCCTCGCGATCGGCGTGCTGCTTGACGACTGCGATATCGAGAACGGCCCGATGCTGGTGACGCCGGGATCACACACCGGCAGCACGATGTGGGATCATCACGGCGAGGACGGCTGCTTCGCCGGCCTGATCGATCCAGACCAGATTCAGGACGACATCAAGCGCGCGGTCCCCTGTATGGGCAAGGCCGGCAGCATGTCGTTCCACCACGTGCGCGCGCTGCACGGCTCGGCGACCAACACATCAAACCGGCCGCGCAACCTCTTGCTCTATGAAGTGGCCGCCAGCGACGCCTGGCCACTGATGGGCGTGAAGGACTTCGACGAATTCAACAGCCGCCTGCTGGCAGGTCCGCCGGTGGTCACACCGCGGTTGACCGACGTGCCGGTGCGGATGCCGTTGCCGCCGGCCAAACGGCAGGGATCGATCTACGAGACCCAGTCGGCGGCGAAGAAGTCCTACTTCACGCGCGCCGCCTGA
- a CDS encoding CHAD domain-containing protein, producing the protein MTSAASSDRDRVVRPKRLRHLSEAMRCETAFRLILSECLEEVATNHEALSSGDPAALHQTRIALTRLKAAIAFYGPMVADTEWTRLKSELKWLSAYLSATRDLDVAIDNSKGLPEERMLQTARTDAFEALKEALQSDRYWQWFDGMWDWVGSGPWTTRQNRRAAQRRAVPVSVFHARRLARWHGKLCQKSRGLQGMGKNKRHRVRLASKRLRYAIEFSEGGLPPDEYASWRTVLKQLRKGQQLLGELNDDEVRRKLFESVDARAHERKAKHQRVHERKRKSRLLRRAAAVYRKISS; encoded by the coding sequence ATGACGTCAGCGGCAAGTTCGGACAGGGACCGCGTTGTCCGCCCGAAGCGGCTACGCCATCTCAGCGAAGCCATGCGTTGTGAGACCGCGTTTCGCCTGATCCTGTCCGAATGCCTCGAGGAAGTCGCAACCAACCACGAGGCCCTGAGCTCCGGCGATCCGGCCGCGCTCCACCAGACCCGCATTGCACTGACGCGGCTGAAGGCGGCGATCGCCTTCTACGGCCCGATGGTGGCGGACACCGAATGGACGCGGCTGAAATCCGAGCTGAAATGGCTGAGCGCCTATCTCAGCGCAACGCGAGACCTCGACGTTGCGATCGACAACAGCAAAGGGCTGCCGGAAGAGCGCATGCTCCAGACAGCGCGAACCGATGCGTTCGAAGCCCTCAAGGAAGCCTTGCAGAGCGACCGTTACTGGCAATGGTTCGACGGCATGTGGGACTGGGTCGGCAGCGGCCCCTGGACCACGCGGCAGAACCGCCGTGCCGCGCAACGGCGAGCGGTGCCGGTGTCGGTGTTTCATGCGCGCCGGCTGGCGCGCTGGCATGGCAAGCTGTGCCAGAAGAGCCGCGGGCTGCAGGGCATGGGCAAGAACAAGCGCCACCGCGTTCGGCTCGCCAGCAAGCGGCTGCGCTACGCCATCGAGTTCTCGGAAGGCGGATTGCCCCCCGACGAATACGCGTCATGGCGGACCGTCCTGAAGCAGCTTCGGAAGGGGCAACAACTGCTCGGCGAATTGAATGACGACGAGGTCCGTCGCAAGCTGTTCGAAAGCGTCGATGCACGCGCCCACGAGCGCAAGGCCAAGCACCAGCGCGTGCACGAGCGGAAGCGCAAGAGCCGGCTGTTGCGCCGCGCCGCGGCGGTCTATCGAAAAATCTCCAGCTGA
- a CDS encoding hydrogenase-4 component E gives MHNLAFDIAHLLAGGLVLISFMMLYQDRLYALLNIFALHAVVLALSVAWQAFVQNAPHLYVTAMIALVFKAIIIPVALHRIVKQLGIHRDIETAVGIGLTMLAGMGLVALSMVLMLRVTGAADPLAREDLAFALSVVLLGLLVMVTRRNAVSQVVGFMSLENGLVLAATGAKGMPLVVEISVAFSILIAFIVIGVFLFRIRERFDTVDVGALDEFRGERR, from the coding sequence ATGCACAACCTCGCCTTCGACATCGCCCATCTGCTCGCCGGCGGGCTCGTGCTGATCAGCTTCATGATGCTGTACCAGGACCGCCTGTATGCGCTGCTGAACATCTTCGCGCTTCACGCAGTGGTACTCGCGCTTTCGGTCGCCTGGCAGGCGTTCGTCCAGAACGCACCGCATCTCTATGTGACGGCGATGATCGCGCTGGTCTTCAAGGCGATCATCATCCCGGTGGCGCTGCACCGGATCGTCAAGCAACTCGGGATTCATCGCGATATCGAGACCGCGGTGGGTATCGGCCTGACCATGCTGGCGGGCATGGGGCTCGTCGCCCTCTCCATGGTGCTGATGCTCCGGGTGACCGGCGCGGCCGATCCGCTGGCGAGGGAAGACCTCGCCTTCGCGCTGTCGGTGGTGCTGCTAGGATTGCTTGTCATGGTGACGCGGCGCAACGCCGTCAGCCAGGTCGTCGGCTTCATGTCGCTGGAGAACGGCCTGGTGCTGGCCGCGACCGGCGCCAAGGGTATGCCGCTCGTCGTGGAGATCAGCGTCGCGTTTTCGATCCTGATCGCATTCATCGTCATCGGCGTGTTCCTGTTCCGGATTCGGGAACGGTTCGACACCGTCGACGTCGGTGCGCTCGATGAATTCAGGGGAGAGCGTCGATGA
- a CDS encoding respiratory chain complex I subunit 1 family protein: protein MVVISDILVQFGQMTLVLLLAPLLTGVVRKVKARLLRRKGASIFQPYRDLLRLLRKEVVLAENASWLFRVTPYVTFAAIWVAAALVPTFATGLEFNWSADLIAIVALLGSARFFLALAGMDVGTSFGGIGSSREVMIAALAEPAMLLMVFCVALIAGSTQLSTVATFMASSEVGLRVSLGMAMIALIMVALAENARIPVDNPATHLELTMVHEAMILEYSGRHLAMIEFGAFLKLLLYISLIICVFFPWQITTEGAGPLSYLVSVAAYIVKLAIAAFLLAVFETATAKVRVFRVPEFLGAALMLGLLGTLLRFVSRSF, encoded by the coding sequence ATGGTCGTGATCTCGGACATCCTCGTTCAGTTCGGCCAGATGACGCTGGTGCTGCTGCTCGCGCCGCTCCTGACCGGCGTCGTGCGCAAGGTCAAGGCCCGCCTGTTGCGCCGGAAAGGTGCGTCGATCTTCCAGCCCTATCGCGATCTGCTGCGGCTGCTTCGCAAGGAGGTCGTGCTCGCCGAAAACGCGTCCTGGCTGTTCCGTGTCACGCCCTATGTGACGTTCGCGGCCATCTGGGTCGCGGCGGCGCTGGTCCCGACATTTGCGACCGGCCTCGAATTCAACTGGAGCGCCGACCTGATCGCGATCGTCGCCCTGCTCGGCAGCGCGCGCTTCTTCCTCGCGCTGGCCGGCATGGACGTCGGCACCAGTTTCGGCGGCATCGGCTCCAGCCGCGAGGTGATGATCGCTGCATTGGCCGAGCCCGCCATGCTGCTGATGGTGTTCTGCGTCGCGCTCATTGCCGGCTCCACCCAGCTGTCGACGGTCGCGACCTTCATGGCGTCGTCCGAAGTGGGACTGCGCGTCTCGCTCGGCATGGCGATGATTGCCCTCATCATGGTGGCGCTTGCCGAAAACGCGCGCATCCCGGTCGACAACCCGGCGACGCATCTGGAGCTGACCATGGTGCACGAGGCGATGATCCTCGAGTATTCCGGGCGTCATCTTGCCATGATCGAGTTCGGCGCCTTTCTCAAGCTGCTGCTGTACATCTCCCTGATCATCTGCGTGTTCTTCCCGTGGCAGATCACCACCGAAGGCGCAGGTCCGCTGTCCTATCTGGTGAGCGTCGCCGCCTACATCGTCAAGCTTGCGATCGCAGCCTTCCTCCTTGCCGTGTTCGAGACCGCGACGGCGAAGGTACGGGTCTTCCGTGTCCCCGAGTTCCTCGGCGCCGCGCTGATGCTCGGGCTGCTCGGCACGCTGCTTCGATTCGTGTCACGGAGCTTCTGA
- the hyfB gene encoding hydrogenase 4 subunit B, whose protein sequence is MIAAVTQQIWCVAALLGTTALAIATSRSRRSTAIIYGATFVISTIALAGALRSLIAHTSATELTLPVGLPWLGSHFRLDALAAFFLAVVNLGGAAASLYGLGYGSHESAPARVLPFFPAFLAGMNLVVLADDAFTYLLCWEFMSLASWALVMAHHREADNARAGYVYLVMASFGTLALLLAFGLLSGAGGSYSFAAIRSAQHTPSEAALVLSLMLLGGGSKAGLVPLHVWLPLAHPAAPSHVSALMSGVMTKVAIYGFIRVMFDLLGPPSWSAGVVVLILGGATAVMGILYALMEKDLKRLLAYSTIENIGVIFASLGLALAFQANGLGLAAALAFTAALFHVLNHSFFKSLLFFGAGAVLTSTGERDMEKLGGLIHRMPLTSFVFLVGCVAISALPPFNGFVSEWLMFQAVLQSPDLPQWLLKIMVPAVGALLALAAALAAACFVKAFGITFLGRARSPAAQAAGEVDRYSLAAMFSLALLCFLAGVLPGVVIDALSPVAQAMIGHRMPVQANDPWLSIVPIEESRSSYNGLLVFAFITAAASLAVYFIHRFASRAIRRGPAWGCGFTDPTPAAQYSGASFVQPIRRVFGTLVFQAREHVDMPAPGELRPARFRVDMRDLVWERLYTPVTEVVWFLADRLNQLQFLTIRRYLSLVFATLITLLLALAIWS, encoded by the coding sequence ATGATCGCGGCGGTCACCCAGCAGATCTGGTGTGTGGCCGCGCTGCTGGGGACGACCGCTCTCGCGATCGCAACGAGCCGATCGCGCCGATCGACAGCCATCATCTACGGCGCGACCTTCGTAATTTCGACGATCGCACTGGCCGGCGCGCTCCGCTCGCTGATCGCCCATACCAGTGCGACGGAGCTGACGTTGCCGGTCGGCCTGCCCTGGCTAGGCTCGCATTTCCGCCTCGATGCGCTCGCCGCATTCTTTCTCGCCGTGGTCAACCTCGGCGGTGCGGCTGCAAGTCTGTATGGGCTCGGCTACGGCAGCCACGAATCCGCGCCGGCGCGGGTCCTTCCCTTCTTTCCGGCATTCCTGGCCGGAATGAACCTCGTTGTGCTGGCCGACGATGCGTTCACCTACCTCTTGTGCTGGGAATTCATGTCGCTTGCGTCCTGGGCGCTCGTGATGGCGCACCACCGCGAAGCGGACAATGCACGAGCGGGCTACGTCTATCTCGTCATGGCAAGCTTCGGAACGCTGGCTTTGTTGCTCGCTTTCGGCCTGCTGTCGGGAGCTGGCGGCAGCTACAGTTTTGCGGCCATCCGCAGCGCCCAGCACACGCCTTCCGAAGCCGCGCTGGTGCTCTCGCTGATGCTGCTCGGCGGCGGGTCGAAAGCCGGCCTGGTCCCGTTGCACGTATGGCTGCCGCTGGCCCATCCCGCAGCACCGAGCCATGTCTCGGCGCTGATGAGCGGCGTGATGACGAAGGTCGCGATCTACGGATTCATACGGGTCATGTTCGATCTGCTCGGGCCGCCCAGCTGGTCGGCGGGTGTCGTCGTTCTCATCCTCGGCGGTGCGACCGCCGTGATGGGGATCCTCTATGCGCTGATGGAGAAGGACCTCAAGCGCCTGCTCGCCTACAGCACGATCGAGAACATCGGCGTCATCTTCGCAAGTCTCGGCCTTGCGCTGGCATTTCAGGCCAACGGCCTCGGCCTGGCCGCGGCGCTCGCCTTCACAGCCGCGCTGTTTCACGTGCTCAACCATTCGTTCTTCAAGAGCCTGCTGTTCTTCGGAGCCGGCGCCGTGCTGACGTCGACCGGCGAACGCGACATGGAGAAGCTGGGCGGCCTGATCCACCGCATGCCGCTCACCAGCTTCGTCTTTCTCGTCGGCTGTGTCGCGATCTCGGCGCTTCCGCCGTTCAACGGGTTCGTCTCCGAATGGCTGATGTTTCAGGCCGTCCTGCAGAGCCCCGATCTGCCGCAATGGCTACTGAAGATCATGGTGCCCGCGGTCGGCGCCTTGCTGGCGCTGGCGGCGGCGCTCGCCGCCGCATGCTTCGTCAAGGCCTTCGGAATCACGTTCCTCGGCCGCGCGCGGAGCCCGGCCGCGCAAGCCGCCGGCGAAGTCGATCGCTATTCGCTTGCCGCGATGTTCAGCCTCGCCCTGCTCTGCTTCCTCGCCGGCGTTCTGCCGGGCGTTGTGATCGACGCGCTCTCGCCCGTCGCGCAGGCCATGATCGGCCACCGGATGCCGGTTCAGGCGAACGACCCCTGGCTCTCGATCGTGCCGATCGAGGAGAGCCGCAGTTCCTACAACGGATTGCTCGTCTTTGCTTTCATCACGGCCGCGGCGTCGCTTGCGGTGTATTTCATCCATCGCTTCGCGTCGCGCGCGATCCGGCGCGGACCGGCCTGGGGTTGTGGCTTCACCGATCCGACACCGGCGGCGCAGTATTCCGGGGCGAGCTTCGTCCAGCCGATCCGCCGGGTGTTCGGCACGTTGGTTTTCCAGGCCCGCGAGCATGTCGACATGCCTGCGCCGGGCGAACTGCGGCCGGCCCGCTTCAGGGTCGATATGCGCGATCTGGTCTGGGAGCGGCTGTACACGCCGGTGACTGAAGTTGTTTGGTTTCTCGCCGATCGGCTGAACCAGCTCCAGTTCCTGACCATCCGCCGCTACCTCAGTCTGGTCTTCGCAACCCTCATCACATTGCTGCTGGCGCTCGCAATATGGTCGTGA
- a CDS encoding helix-turn-helix domain-containing protein, with the protein MITAAQLRAARALLGIDQRQLAELSGLSVPTIQRMEASEGTIRGNVDSLMKLIDALGTAGVEVISEGAVSSGGGRGVRLKAGSGSPKVQT; encoded by the coding sequence ATGATCACCGCGGCGCAGCTACGGGCTGCCAGAGCCTTGCTTGGCATCGACCAAAGGCAGCTCGCCGAGCTGTCCGGACTTTCGGTGCCGACCATCCAACGTATGGAGGCGAGCGAGGGCACCATTCGAGGCAATGTCGACTCGCTCATGAAACTGATCGACGCGCTCGGCACCGCCGGCGTCGAGGTGATCAGCGAGGGCGCGGTCAGCAGCGGCGGCGGCCGCGGGGTAAGATTAAAGGCCGGGTCAGGCTCGCCGAAGGTGCAGACATGA
- a CDS encoding sugar phosphate isomerase/epimerase family protein: protein MAQQLRVLQSLWAMERRLADEGEWPLQTQLVMIRDAGFDGAGVRFIDPAFAREGTSFLRAHGMIWQAQCYPKGVDDLRPVLELVAELGADHVNLQPDIRPRRLSDCIPLLDGWRRLAAEAGVAVHVETHRDRMTTDLFFMLDLLDRFPDLRLTADLSHYLVGREFAWPVDDVNHAMIHRILDNAWGIHGRIASREQVQIPLGFPQHQGWVSLFMDWWDYGIRSWRKRAGPDATLTFLCELGPPPYAITGPDGRELSDRWQDALVMKDMIRALWDRIANEPHGTPSS, encoded by the coding sequence GTGGCGCAGCAACTGCGCGTCCTGCAGTCGCTCTGGGCGATGGAGCGACGGCTGGCGGACGAGGGCGAATGGCCGCTGCAAACCCAGCTCGTAATGATCCGCGATGCCGGGTTTGACGGCGCCGGCGTGCGCTTCATCGATCCTGCCTTCGCGCGCGAAGGAACGAGCTTCCTTCGCGCGCATGGCATGATCTGGCAGGCGCAATGCTATCCGAAGGGCGTCGACGACCTGAGGCCGGTGCTCGAGCTGGTCGCCGAGCTCGGCGCCGATCACGTCAACCTGCAGCCGGACATCCGGCCGCGCCGGCTGTCCGATTGCATTCCCCTTCTCGACGGCTGGCGGCGCCTGGCCGCGGAGGCCGGCGTCGCCGTGCATGTCGAGACCCATCGCGACCGCATGACGACCGACCTGTTCTTCATGCTCGATCTGCTCGACCGCTTTCCCGATCTGCGGCTGACTGCCGATCTCTCTCACTATCTGGTCGGCCGCGAATTCGCCTGGCCGGTCGACGACGTCAATCATGCGATGATCCATCGCATCCTCGACAATGCCTGGGGCATCCACGGCCGCATCGCGAGCCGCGAGCAGGTGCAGATCCCGCTCGGCTTTCCGCAGCACCAGGGCTGGGTGTCGCTGTTCATGGACTGGTGGGACTACGGCATCCGCTCCTGGCGGAAGCGCGCCGGGCCCGATGCGACCCTGACCTTCCTGTGCGAGCTCGGCCCCCCACCCTATGCCATCACCGGACCCGACGGCAGGGAATTGTCCGATCGCTGGCAGGACGCGCTGGTCATGAAGGATATGATCCGCGCGCTATGGGATCGCATCGCGAACGAGCCGCACGGCACACCATCGAGTTGA
- a CDS encoding LacI family DNA-binding transcriptional regulator: MSSDLTEPGTGPSGTAPTLSEVAKRAGVSSITVSRVVRMPDLVAPETRARVERAMRDLGYVPNLVAGALASARTNSVGVLVPTIANSIFADTVQGLSDKLEPLGFSVILAQSRYDAVREDRVLAALLSRRPEAIIMVGSPATEEGSRLLRNARIPIVETWDLPANPIDAVAGFDNYKAGVAVAKHLVAQGRKQLAFIGGDDPRGTRRWFGFRDEALASGLSEPRRLILDRKDSGSVAAHARLPDVDAVFAANDAHAIGFMSGLRKAGLLRDGPASAQPVAVIGLGDLEMGQLISPTLSTISVHGDAIGRTAATLMLERGGERRIDLGFELVLRDSG; the protein is encoded by the coding sequence ATGAGCTCCGACCTGACCGAACCCGGAACCGGCCCGTCCGGTACCGCGCCCACCCTCTCAGAGGTGGCCAAGCGCGCCGGCGTTTCCTCGATCACGGTAAGCCGGGTGGTGCGGATGCCTGACCTCGTCGCCCCCGAGACCCGGGCGCGGGTCGAGCGGGCGATGCGCGACCTCGGCTACGTCCCGAACCTGGTGGCAGGCGCGCTGGCGAGCGCACGGACCAATTCGGTCGGCGTGCTGGTGCCGACCATCGCCAACTCGATCTTCGCCGACACGGTGCAAGGCCTGTCCGACAAGCTTGAGCCGCTCGGCTTCTCCGTGATCCTGGCGCAGTCGCGCTACGACGCGGTGCGCGAGGACCGCGTGCTGGCAGCGCTGCTGTCGCGTCGGCCGGAGGCGATCATCATGGTCGGCTCGCCGGCGACCGAGGAGGGCAGCCGCCTGCTGCGCAATGCACGGATTCCGATCGTCGAGACCTGGGATCTGCCGGCAAACCCGATCGATGCGGTCGCGGGCTTCGACAATTACAAGGCGGGTGTCGCTGTCGCGAAGCATCTGGTTGCGCAAGGGCGCAAGCAGCTCGCCTTCATCGGCGGCGATGATCCGCGCGGCACGCGGCGCTGGTTCGGCTTCAGGGACGAGGCGCTGGCGAGCGGTCTATCCGAGCCGCGCCGGCTGATCCTCGACCGCAAGGACTCCGGCAGCGTGGCGGCGCATGCGCGCCTGCCCGATGTCGATGCGGTGTTCGCCGCCAACGATGCGCATGCGATCGGCTTCATGTCGGGGCTGCGCAAGGCCGGCCTGCTGCGCGACGGGCCTGCATCGGCCCAGCCGGTTGCCGTGATCGGCCTCGGCGATCTCGAAATGGGCCAGCTGATCTCGCCGACGCTGAGCACGATCAGCGTGCATGGCGATGCGATCGGCCGCACCGCGGCGACGCTGATGCTGGAGCGCGGCGGCGAGCGCCGCATCGATCTCGGCTTCGAGCTGGTGCTGCGCGACAGCGGCTAA